The following proteins come from a genomic window of Nitrospirota bacterium:
- a CDS encoding DUF2294 domain-containing protein — MTKFELEYMGRGPKETKTFIIDDMVIVRLKGVLTDAERHLTKTQEGRDLVKKVRATMLESARDLLSRVIRDIVGVDVTSLHTDISTNTGERIIIFTLADVLDKDFQKKDKKSGIKHV; from the coding sequence ATGACCAAGTTTGAGCTTGAATACATGGGACGCGGGCCGAAAGAGACTAAGACATTCATAATAGACGACATGGTCATCGTGAGGCTTAAAGGCGTTCTTACCGACGCGGAGCGGCATCTCACCAAGACTCAGGAGGGGAGAGACCTGGTCAAGAAGGTAAGGGCGACCATGTTGGAGAGTGCGAGAGATCTTCTCTCGAGAGTCATTCGGGATATCGTCGGGGTAGACGTGACGAGCCTTCATACGGATATTAGTACTAACACCGGAGAGAGGATCATCATATTTACATTGGCGGATGTATTGGACAAGGATTTTCAGAAAAAAGACAAGAAATCAGGGATTAAACATGTCTGA
- a CDS encoding carbonic anhydrase, with translation MVNVKSEMDIPEPYCNTPIARILLSHNRCLDPEQYDRAEVLVLMCMDNRQALRLPKKFAFIVRNGGATRNGVSFSLSFTVAVGGIRHIAVIGHSDCMMVDLESRRMDFVRGLSECGGWDKSVAESYFHDSCLLYNKKDAVSSVLSEVDIIRTQFPGIVVAPLYYSLEDDLLYLIN, from the coding sequence ATGGTTAACGTTAAGAGTGAGATGGATATACCTGAGCCATACTGTAATACCCCTATCGCAAGGATCCTGTTATCTCATAATAGATGTCTCGATCCGGAACAATATGACAGGGCTGAAGTTCTTGTACTTATGTGTATGGATAACCGTCAGGCCCTGAGGCTACCTAAGAAATTCGCATTTATTGTACGAAACGGCGGTGCGACGCGAAATGGGGTTTCCTTTTCTCTATCCTTTACAGTAGCGGTAGGCGGTATACGGCATATAGCGGTGATCGGCCATAGTGATTGCATGATGGTTGATCTTGAGTCAAGGAGGATGGATTTTGTGAGAGGGCTGTCTGAATGTGGCGGATGGGATAAGTCTGTTGCAGAAAGTTATTTCCACGATTCATGCCTGTTATACAATAAGAAAGATGCGGTAAGTTCAGTGCTTTCCGAGGTTGATATTATCCGCACCCAATTTCCCGGTATTGTTGTTGCACCGCTATATTACTCTTTAGAGGATGACCTTCTGTATCTGATCAATTGA